From Methanosarcina lacustris Z-7289, one genomic window encodes:
- a CDS encoding YhbY family RNA-binding protein, with protein MEKDKLYQLKSDASKISPILNIGKNGVTESLIEELNNKLKVNRLVKVRVLKSAEDEKDLKTIADEIAVSTRSTLIDVRGRTVVLYR; from the coding sequence ATGGAAAAAGATAAACTATACCAGCTGAAATCCGATGCAAGCAAGATCAGTCCTATTCTTAATATTGGAAAGAATGGGGTCACTGAATCTTTGATCGAAGAACTGAACAATAAGTTGAAAGTTAACAGGCTTGTAAAGGTCAGGGTACTCAAGAGCGCAGAAGACGAAAAAGACTTGAAAACGATCGCAGATGAGATTGCTGTATCTACAAGGTCCACATTGATTGATGTGCGCGGCAGGACAGTTGTGCTGTACAGGTAA
- a CDS encoding helix-turn-helix transcriptional regulator, whose translation MNPNLLDLILFSEKRKDFLLLLKEGPKNAQEILDRLQVPRTALLPQIKKLKEQNLVIHKKGMYSLSLIGEIVIEKMQPLLATLEIFEKSEEFWADRKLTTIPPSIMKRISELGDYHLIEPDLSHTFDLSPEFVKHTSNSNHILMFFSYFHPQFPAFFLDLAKKGTEISLVLSESVYSRIAEDFKKEGAEFLRMKNTSLFILDKKEAETPAAVVSSDKIMIMGLFNESGRFDRQYVISFEPGAIEWGKDLFEYLRDMSREIKIKEKPEFAK comes from the coding sequence ATGAACCCAAACTTGCTTGATTTGATCCTGTTTTCAGAGAAGAGAAAAGATTTTCTCCTGTTGTTGAAGGAAGGACCAAAGAATGCCCAGGAAATTCTTGACAGACTTCAGGTTCCAAGAACCGCCCTCCTTCCTCAGATAAAAAAGCTGAAAGAACAGAACCTTGTGATCCATAAAAAAGGGATGTATAGCCTAAGCCTGATAGGAGAGATTGTTATAGAGAAAATGCAGCCTCTTCTTGCCACCCTTGAGATTTTTGAGAAAAGTGAAGAATTCTGGGCAGACAGAAAACTCACAACTATTCCCCCCAGTATTATGAAACGGATCAGCGAACTTGGGGATTATCACCTGATAGAACCGGACCTGAGTCATACTTTTGACCTTAGTCCGGAATTTGTAAAGCATACTTCTAACTCGAATCATATCCTCATGTTTTTCTCATATTTTCATCCCCAATTCCCTGCCTTCTTCCTGGATCTTGCTAAAAAAGGCACTGAGATATCCCTTGTCCTGAGTGAATCTGTGTACTCACGGATTGCAGAGGATTTCAAAAAAGAAGGAGCAGAGTTTCTCAGAATGAAGAACACAAGTCTCTTTATTCTAGACAAAAAAGAAGCGGAGACCCCTGCAGCCGTTGTATCTTCTGATAAAATAATGATTATGGGGCTGTTTAATGAAAGCGGAAGATTTGACCGCCAGTATGTAATTAGCTTCGAACCCGGGGCAATAGAATGGGGAAAAGATCTGTTCGAATACTTAAGAGACATGAGCAGAGAAATAAAAATTAAAGAAAAACCAGAGTTTGCGAAGTAA